The Syntrophorhabdales bacterium genome segment CCGCCCAAAGGCGTGATGTCGTATCTCGATTATATCAAGAAAATGATGCAATCCCGCTCTGACACAAAGGGCCATCATTAACGATCAGGAGGCGAACCCATATGCCGACCAAAAAGATAGCATCCAGGACCAGGAGAACAAAGAGCCGATCGCCTGTTCCCAAGAAGAGGATATCCGCTGCCAAGAAAATGATAAAAGTGAAGGTCTTCAGGTTCGACCCGGCGGTCGGTCGGAAGCCCTCGTACAAGACGTACCAAGTGCCTTTCGAAGAAGGCATGAGCGCCATGGGCGCACTCGATTACATCTATCAGCATGAGGACGGCACGATTGCGTACTACGATCATGCGGGCTGTTCATTAGGCATCTGCGGCCGCTGCACGGCGCGGATAAATGGTAAGCCGGGTCTTCTCTGCCAGACCCCGGTCAAAGGGGATCTCACCCTTGAACCGCTCAATCAGAAGAAAGTTCTCAAGGATCTGGTGATGGAAGCGGCTCCCGCGAGCGAAGCCAAAGAACAGGCAGGAGAACCTGAGCGGCCTGCCATCACCGACATCAACGCTGTGCCTCTTCTCATCAGGCGCGAAATAGAGGCGCTCATTGCAGCTCCAATCATCAAGGCCTTCGTTGAGGAATTCGGAAAAGAGAAGACCCTGGAGGTCGCCGGGCGCGTCATCAAGGCCCTCGCGCGCCAGATGGGCCAACGTCTTGCAACGATGACCGGAGGAAACACCCTGGAACATTTTGCGAAGGCAGCAGCTATTTTTGGTCAGGGTCCCGATTACGAGGAGACCATTGAAGCAACGCCCCGGAAACTGTCCACCAATGTGTTCCGCTGTAAGTATGCGGAAATGTATCGCAGGCACGGCCTCGAGGACGTCGGGTATCTGCTCTCTTGCGGGCGCGACTTTGCGTTGATGGAAGGGTTCAATCCGAGGATTAAGCTTACCCGCACGCAGACAGTCATGGAGGGAGCGCCTTTCTGTGACATGCGTTGGACCTATGAAGAGGAAGAATAATACACAACTGTGAGGTGACCCCCCCATGACAGCGCTTAATACCGGTGTGGCCGCGGCAAAAAAAATAGGCAAGGTGCGATTGTGGATCGCGGTAATTGCGTTCATCGCCTACATGGTAGCTTTTTTTGACCGTGCGAACGTGACCGTCCTTATCGCGCACAAGAGTTTCACCGATGCGTTCGGCATCACCGCGGACAAATCGACGCAGGGCCTCCTGTTGAGCATATTCATGCTGTTTTACGGCATCACCTGTTTCTTTGCAGGCCCGGTGGTGCAGCGATTCGGAGCTAGGAAGACCCTCGGGTACGGCCTTCTTTCGTGGGCTGTCTTCACCGCCATCATGGGCTCGGTCTCGAGCGTCGTCGTACTTCTTGCGTGCCGCGTGCTCCTCGGCATCGGCGAAGCGGTCCTGGGGCCGGGCGTCTCAAAGCTCGTGCAGACTTGGTTTCCTGTGAGGGAGAGGGCCAAAGTGAATGGCGCATGGTTCATCGGCCTCTTGATGTCGCAAATCGTAGCGCCGCCCATGATTACCGGGCTTGTCACCTCGTTCGGCTGGAGGGAGAGCTTCTATTTTCTCGCCATCATCGGCGTCATCCC includes the following:
- a CDS encoding L-2-amino-thiazoline-4-carboxylic acid hydrolase, translating into MPTKKIASRTRRTKSRSPVPKKRISAAKKMIKVKVFRFDPAVGRKPSYKTYQVPFEEGMSAMGALDYIYQHEDGTIAYYDHAGCSLGICGRCTARINGKPGLLCQTPVKGDLTLEPLNQKKVLKDLVMEAAPASEAKEQAGEPERPAITDINAVPLLIRREIEALIAAPIIKAFVEEFGKEKTLEVAGRVIKALARQMGQRLATMTGGNTLEHFAKAAAIFGQGPDYEETIEATPRKLSTNVFRCKYAEMYRRHGLEDVGYLLSCGRDFALMEGFNPRIKLTRTQTVMEGAPFCDMRWTYEEEE